The DNA region TGGTTATGACAGAGAAACAGAATGGCCGTTGTAACTAACTGACAGTACCAGAAACGGAAGCCACTGTGGCTGGTGGGCTGAGATGGCCAGAGGAACATTGGTATGAGCAGATCACCTGCAGCTCTCTGGGTTGCAGGGAGAAGAAATTCCTCTTTTCTCTGCGGGGAAGAGTTAAGGACAAGCAGCAGCCAGAAGAGGAGGTGTATGGTCAGCCTAAGTTTAGCAATTTGGAGTCGTGGAAGATCTTATATTACAATATCAAGTTGtctggcacagctgtgctgttccTGCTGCCTTGCCTCTACCCCCGTGGGAGAACAGGCACTTCTGAGACACACATCCCATTGACTTCAATGAGACCAGTCTGTGCAGCCAGGGCGAACATTTGGGTCATTGATTGCTTGAGGGCTTATTGACTGTGGTTTCTATATCCGTGTGGAAAGGACGCAGAATGTTTGGTTGTGGAGAAGCACATGAcgctttgctttgttttccttccttagcTGGTTGCATCGATCGTCTTCATCAGCTTTGGCGTCATTGCTGCATTCTGCTGTGCCATAGTAGATGGTGTCTTTGCTGCCAGACACATAGTAAGTGCTTCCAGGAAAACCAGAATCCTGCAGTATTTTTACTCTAGGAAAACAGGTGATGTGTTCACATCCCACAGCAGACCACATCCAACTCTGTAAATACATGTCACGTGCTGAATACTGGTTTAAATtgtaaaatgtagaaaaatgtgTCAGCTTTACAAAAATATCCTGAGATGAGCAGTAAGCATTAAGATGTTAAAACATTGCTTTAGTTCTTCTGTCTGTGCTTCATGTGTTTACTGAATTAGCTGGTGCCAGGTGACAAGGTAGGAACAGTTGCATGTCTGACTTTGCATGTTGTGTTAGCAGAAGCTTCTAATGCTGACGGGACTGCTGGGTGCCGTAGTCGAGGGAAGCCATTGGGTACGGAGCTCTTTGAGGGGCTTCAGTACAAACAGGAAGTGATTTCAGTGGGCTCCAAGCCCTACTGCGGTCACGACCAGTCACTAGTACAGAGGGACATGCAAAAACTTCAGCTATTTGTataacaatggaaaaaaacatgatCCCGTTTGAAGTTTTAAGTTGAAACTTagaactgcagattttttttttccctacaacGTTGGTGTAgggcttttctttaaaaataatttatttttgcaaaatgagatttaaaagaCTCGTTTTAAGTTTATTTGTAatcagaatgaaagaaatgtcAGGATGTCACAGTTACCATCGgctctttgttctttgttgtaAAGCAGACTCCTCTTTCCTGCCTTGGTTTGTTCAAACAGTAGAAAGGCTGCGGGACGGCCAGGTTTGTTTGCATGGCAGATGGTGCTCTGCAGGTGTGTGATAGGTCCCCACTGGTGACGAGCAAGCCGTGACCACCTCTGACCCCTTTCAGGGACTCGTGAAGTGTGAGCACTGATAAAATGATGAGGCTCATCCAACTCTTGGCTGATCCCAGCCATGTGGAGTGGAGCCCCGCAGGTTGGCTCTGAGATTTGTGGCGCTGTCCTGACAGGCTGGGTGATGATGTGAGTGGGCACTCGCTCCCACCCGCTGCCAGCATGCTTGTGCGTCTGTGGCGGAGCAACGAGGGCTCTGGTTTCTGCCTCTTGATTAACGGGTGTGCTTTTGGCCTCGCTTCACCTCCTAACCACCCAAGAATGTCACCGTCTGGCCAGAGACGTGCTCCCAGTACCCAAGCACATAGCGTTCCCTCTGGGGCACTGTGTGCTGGGTGACACCCACAGAGCAGGCCCCTGTGCCTGCAGGACGGCCAGGGCACGGCGCGTCCCCACAGCTGGTGTGCACAAATGAGGGAGCTGCCACTGCCTGGCCTCACTGCGGTGGGAATTCAGCGTTGCATTTTGGGAAGCAGGCTGCCCGTGAGCGAGAAGGTAATGTGTTTGTTTGTGCGCTGAGCCGTCCCTAATCCTCCAGAGGTTTCCCACCATTCACTCAGGAGCCCAGAAGGACAGATTTCCCGACAATTCGATGATAAATTGTAATGATTCAGCATGAAGAGCCCTTGGAAACACATCAGGTGGCCCCGGGAGACCTCTGGGAATAtgaggaatgaatgaataatttatttctccCAGGGCAGAAGCCCTGCCTGGGTGAGGCTGCTGCTCCCACGTAGCTGCCACAGACATgcaccccacagcactgcatccagaagCTCTTGGGGGCTGGGGTGGTGCCTGCCATGGCTGGATGCTGAGGCAGAGCAGGGCCAATCTGAAGCCTGGCCCGAAGGCCAGCAGGTTTGGTTTTTGCTGGGGCATTAAACCTGGTGCTCTTCTTTTGGCAGGACCTGCGGCCACTGTATGCAGGACGATGCCAGTACTACTCCAAGAGCACCACGCCACCAGAGGTGAGAGCAGGTTGGGCTGTGCTGCCTCCTTGCAGGGCTAGCTTCACCTTGCAGGTGCAGAAGCCTCTCACCAGGCTGCTGCCACCATTTCCAGAGctctgcagtcagcagcagctgggagccagggctgctctcctccaccaGAGGTGCCTGGAAAGGAGCAGGCAGAAAGGAGggggtgagagaggaaaatacaCTGATTTCTGTCAATCTTCAGCTGCACACAAACTACCACAACAGAATGTGGATTCAGAGTCCAGACAGCAGTAATTTCTGCTTGTATCTTCTCCACAGAGAAACCCTGTGAGGATGGGTGTTCACGCCACACCACCTTAGTGCATATGGACACTGTTGACTGCCTGTGCTCAGAGCTGAGAGTCCCTCTAGGTTTACTCCCATTTTTTTGAGGAGTTAGGAATAACTATGTTTCACCTTAAAATGCTTGAGgtgcaaataaaatattatgcCCAGGCACTGGTGGGGTCCGTTCTCTTTTTGGCCAAAAGACTGTCCAGGTTAGCTCTGGTGATACTACCCACAGGCagtcagtctcttttctcagttATTTTCCAGTATGGGAATCTTTCCCTCAGTTAGTGTCACCCTCTTGACAATTCCGTGCCCAGTTTGCCATCTGGGGAAGCCTTTCTTCAGCAATGCCTTATCTGTTTGCAGGAGTTGCACAACCCACTTCCTACGCAGGTGCATGCTTATCTGTGACTTCCCCATGGTGGAAGGATGGGGCTGATCTGCTCTACTCCCACGCATCTTTATCCCAGACTGCCTTCTTATAAGAGCTGTGCTGCaagataaggaaagaaagatctCCCTGGGACTGATCTTTGGATAAGTGCAAAATTACACGTAGAGCAGGCCAAATGGCAGGAATTGTCTGGTGATTGTGTCCGTGTGTACTCTGTGTTTCTTCTGAATTCACACAGGCAGTCTGTCACCCACAACGTCGTGCACCTTGCACACcgaaaataaaaaccaacaccTGCTTCTGCTGTGACCTGTACAACTGTGGAAAGTGAGTAAGCTAGAAATACCATTCCTGGCATGGGGAGAGCGAGCAGTGTGGTGGTTTGTGGGCTTCTGAAAGGCCAGGATAATGCTGGACCAAAGTATTGATTAATGACAGCTGTTGTGGGAGGGGAACCAAAGCGACAGTTGTTTGCCATAAGGACTCCTGGTCAGAAAGGGGACAAGTAGGAGTAAAGGGGTACATGAATTATGTTAAAACCATGCCAACTACATGTAAGCCCAGCTGGAAGAGTGGGTGAGAGTTCCCATTACTTCCATTATTGGccttcctccctttttttcccttatgtaTTTCATCCTAACCTTCCTTATCTGTTGGCACTGCTCGTTCattggattttattttagaagataGTTATGAAAACTGGGACACTgttcttcctcattttcctcattgttttgttcttcattcCAGTAACAGGGAGGAGTGTTCACGAGCTAGTGCTACCTGCATGCTTATAAATGAGTGTCACAGCACTGTGCAAGGATGAGTTGGAAGAGTGATTACCAATAGAGCACCCCTGCACGGTGATCTTGCTGTTGTTGGATCTGGTTGCTGTGCTTGAACTAACCTCAGCACACATACTGCTTAAGTCATTTAGAGCGTCTGGTCTATGTCAGCAGAGAATAAATGATTTTCTTACTGCTAGCTCTTGCCTAGGGCTGTTTCAGGGTTAATATTTCTCATGGGCTGGCCCCCACTTAAATCACTGTCTGTGGTGGTAGGAGATCAAAAGATTCTATTAGGAGAGGGTGGTTTTGGGTGCTGGGAAGGGTAATCCCTGGTTTCTGTAGTATATTGTTTCTGTATAAGAATCTGCAGAACATAATTCGTTTTTCCTAAATGAGAGGAATGACATAGAAGTGATTGGAACAGAAAAATCTAACTGTTCTGTATTACGGGGTGGATTTTTTCCCAGTCAGCCAGGTTGAGGGTTCTGCCTCTGAGCTATTTTCCcctattttaaagcaattatttcagaattaatcTTGCTTGGTGCCACACAAGTGCTTTGCACTGAGGAGGTGCTGGTTCTTTTGGGATCTAGGTGGAAAAGGCACAGACACTCAAGGCTGGTTAGCTACTTTATTGTCTATAGGGTGGAAATTAGAGAAGTGACAGCAGCCTTGCATGCCTCCTAATGCTGAGAGCCCCAGCTGCAGCAACCTTGGGCGAGTCCCTTCATGTTGAACCCCACACAGGGTTAtcattacagtatttttcaaagcCTTTTATCTTTGGTGCTGAATATCCTTGATGATGAAGCAGGGTTCACTGAGAACAGTACACTCTTACACATCTGCATAAGAATGGGCTCTGCAGGCAGTACATACAGGCTGTGGTGTTAAAGACTGTCCAGTCTGTGCTCACATTACCTAGTTCAGGTCGTTCAGGCTATCAAGCAGGGCTTTGCAGCCAAGCCACTCGTTTAATCTCTGCCTCGATTCGACTTGAAATTGTTGTCTCCTCCACTGCGATCTCTTCTGCAGTGAGTCACTACAGCAAGGgttgggaaaaaagaaaaggagaagctgaAAGTGAGTGACGAGGAAAGGAGAAGGCTCTTGTGTAAGAATCCTGCCAGCCCAGCCATGGTAGAGATGGAAAAGACGAGAAGTAGAGGAGGCTGAGACAGATGTTGTTGGTGGCTGGAGGCCAGCCATGCTGTCCTGCATTCCTCCCATCTAGCTGCTCGTGTGGCTGTGAGAAGCCTCCAGAGTGGCCCTTCCTTGGGACATGGACTGGTTTCTCTATGTGATTCCAGGTCAGATCTGTCCTTGGGAAGCCTCCAGGATAAAGAGCTGGCTCTGGAGATTTCAGGTGATGGAAATAAGAGGCAGATCCAGACTCAAGGGCAGTTTCATATTAGTAGAGCTGGCAGGACTTCTTTGTTTCACAACATATCAGGCCATCTCTTCTGCTGTTATCATGCAGGGAGATCTTAGATGCCACAAGAGTGGGATCTAGAAGGCTTTATCCCTGCTCCCATCTCAGTTGTCAGGTCCAGGTTATCATTAAATTGCAGATAGCATTTTACTGTCCATTGGAAGTGCTTAGGTTTTATTGTGTggtgtgttttttaatttatttttttttttccccctcccctaTCCAGCAGAGTAGAGATTTCTGGAGGATACTATGAATACATTGATGTCAGCAGCTGCCAAGACATCATCCATCTTTACCACTTACTTTGGTCAGCAACAATTTTGAACATAGTGGGGCTATTCCTGGGGATCATTACAGCAGCGATACTTGGAGGTTTTAAAGACATGGTAAGATGATACCAGTTTCTCTatgcattaaaacaaataaatcaaattgcctttttaaaataatcatgaAAACAATTGTTGGTGTTTCTGTGCAAATGATCTTTGCATCACTGCAGTCTGGCCAGGAAGAAGGGCATGAAAGAACTgtaaggaaaaactgaaaacaagtaCCTGAACACAATTAGACAAGGTGAACAGAAATGTagactttgttttcaaaaggaaCGTTCCCAGAGGTGTTGCAATTCCAGGGTGAATACAAATGAACTTTTTGTTTAAACCAGATGTTCCTTTTAATTGCACTGACCTTCTACAAGGAAATGTGTGCTGGTTGTTTGTGAGCTGTTGATTTTGTAGCACTAgttgtgtttttcctcctgATTGTGAGGACGCAGTCTGAACAGTCATTTTGTTTTAGTAGTAGCATGCACCAAGCTGTTGCCAGGTTTGTTGTGGGGCAGAGTTGAGATCCATTTAAAAGACACACTCTGCTCCTCTATATATTCCTGTGTTCATTCAGCTGTCTGGTTTTGGTGACTGAAGTTGTCTGGGTTAGTGGCTGAGATGCTCTCTTTGTTTTAACAGACACCTTCCCTGCCTACGCTGAACTGCACGGTTGAAAATGCACATCCTACAGTGTCCTATTACTCAAGGCCACAGGTGACATCTTACAACACCTACTACCACAGCACTCCTCACCTGCCTCCCTACTCTGCATATGACTTTCAGgtacagtttgttttcttctttcgTTGGAAGGTTAAATGCAGTCTGCAGGGCTCTGGAGGCCTGTCTTTCAATCGTTTACACAGTTTAATTTTCCTGTTCATACAAAGAATACCAAAGCTTTCCTTCTAGCCACTGGTGCTTGGCAGCACTCTCTCTTACTAAGACAACAAGCTCTCCTTGAAAAGAAGGCAGTAGGGCATGCTGCCTGCTTCCCCTATTGTTCACCAGTAGAGGCCACATTAAAAATAGGCACTGCCTCTGGCACCTTGCTGTGCACTGATGATAAAGACAAAGTGAGGTGTTCAGGTGCTAGTTTTTATTAGGCTAACTGCTGAGCCTGGAAGAAATAGATGAGCTTTTGGAAGAAAGCTCTTTGAGCTCTCAAAAACACGTATTGACTGAAAAGCTCATCTGCTTTTCCCACGCACTTCGGCTGGTCTAAGAACATTCCCTGCAGACACCACTGCTGCTGTAATCTCTCTTCTGAGTCATGGAACTTTGCTGCTAGAAACAGTGATTTCATTTGAATCCTACTGTCAATGTCAGTTTTCACTTGTTGAAACAGATGAGACTCTTTAATCTCAGCTCTTCTTTCAACTGGATGTTACCAGAGTGGTGATATTAACTTCACatcttacattttctttgtgacTATCACAGCTGGggactttttttaattaacaagaGCTTAAGGTCTTGGATGTCAGATATGAGATGTGGTCTGCAATCACTGTCATCAGAGCTGTGCATTAAAGGTATCTTGCATCTAAACAGATTTAGATTTATTGCTAAGGCCACTGAACAACGCTGTTGTCAGAACATCCCAGAAATATTTGAACATCAGAATTCCTGAGACTTATCTGTACAGatttttaactcattttttaGGTTAGTGCAACCCAAGGCAGTCAGCAGCGTTGTGTAACATTTTCCTGCTGTAGAGATTCTAACCTCAGCATATTACCTAAGCAAGCTTCTCTACAAAGTCCATTTGCCAGACACTCTGCTGATAATAAGCACTGTTTCATTCTGTGCCTGTCTGTGCTGCAGTCCCACCAGCAGAGATCTCAGCATGGGTGGATTTGCCCTGCTTTTCAACCAGAAGCACTGCTGGGGCTCTCCTAGTGCTCACATCTCAGCCACCAGATGAAAGCCCCCTTGTCTCACTGCTGTGATACTACAGGTGTTGGCTTAGGAGCTGACACAAAAGCTGGTCAGCAATTAAGGTAATCTAAATTTAAAATAGCCAGGTCTCACTTTCAGGTGCTGTTCTAAGTCTGAGCCTTGCCTTTCTCCAGGAAATTTGGGAGCCCGCATGGGAACATCAGCTGAGGCCTCTGGTAGTGGATGCTCTTTCTCTTGTCTGATCTGAGCATTGTCTTTGCCACCTTGATGCCTTCTGCCCTGCTGTCCCTGTGGTGGTGCATGGAGCAGGCCCAGCCTCTCTTCCTTGCTTCTGCAGTCCCTCTCAGAGGCTGCATTTCCTTTAATGCAAGAATTGCCTTATTCAGAATGACTTCCCAGTCATTCACCcatcttttccaagaaaaaaaaatgtcctgaATTTCTTAGGGAGTTTGTGACTCTGcatctctgctttctcacaCAACAGTAAGATGGCAGAACTAGCTCTCTGGTTTTTGGAAGAGCACAAGTCAATGGGAGTTAGCAACAGCCAGCACTGTGGCAGGTGTCATCTGCTGGCAGAGTGCTGTGTGGTGACAAGGGCTTTGCAATGGGCCAGGACAGGAACTGGGCAGGAGGAAACCCGCTGGGGTGgcagcaggctgtgtgctgtgcctCCCTTAGTGTGGTTTGGTGGCCAGGGGCAGTTAGCTGAGTGCATCTCTGCCCCGTGGCATTTTGCCTTCTGTGAGTGGGTGCAGATGGGCTCACTtcaccccagcagcagcagcaaattcTGCCCCAGATCTCCCATTAGCAGAGGGAAATGAGCGCTGCCTTCCCAACGGCTGGATGCATTAGCAGGGCCAGGCAGCAGCCTGATGCCGAAGCCAGGCCAGCTGTGCAGAGGCAACAAAGGCAGCtctcctcccagccccaggctgttgccaggcagcagtgctcagaTGCTTGGTGGGCTGGCTTTGCTGACTGGTGCCCGCTGTGCTTTCAAACAGGAGTGATCTGTGTGACTTGCTGTGAGCTTATAGGTGACCAAGCTGGTTTTTGTGGGTTATATAGCACAGAATAAGCTGTCATGGGTCAGTTTTAGAGAGGTGGTGCAGGGTTTCAAAAAAGCACTGCCGAGATAAAATCCAACCTTGAATACTGTTTGCAGCTCAGCCTGGCGGGTGcgagagctctgctctgctgtgggcCCCTCAACAGTGCATCCTTCCttctgcagcctcctgctcgTAGTTGGCAGTGCGTGTCCGCACCCAAAGGACGAGGTGCGTCCAGGGCAGCACGAGGGGCTCAGTGCCTGGCTCTGAGCAGGAATGTGCTTCTCCTCGGGAGTGCAGAGTGCTGGGAGTGGGGCCCAGCGCCTTGGGTCCAGGCTGCTCTGTGAGCCTTAGCATGGGCCAGGTGGCAGTCAGGAACGCAAGGCTCAGCCCAGGAACATGCTTGTCAGGGGTAAAATTACTGTGCAGTACAGCCAGGAGAGCAATGTAAGTGTCAGTATTTCATTACCTGTTCAGAATTAATTTGTCTGGCCTATTTCTTGACAGAACGTGACATGGTCACGGCTCTGTGGCAGTGCCAGCATCATACGACCCAGCATCATACAACCCAAGGTACTGTGGAGAACAAAGGTATTCTGGAGAACACAAAGTAATTTTCAGGCATGTACGTATTTCCTACGTAAAACCTTTTGAAACTTTTTACTTACTGATGGAATAAATTGTTTGCtgccattattattattttaattgatgATAAAAACTAGGGCAAAAAGAAAGTGTCTGCAGCCTGTTTGTTACCGGTGGCTGATATATGAAAGCTGAGATGTGAGAGAGCCTCATCAGTTTTTGGTTGTCCAGGCTACATGAGATGCAAGCAGGTGCGCAGCAGAAGCGATGGGAGAGAACCAGAATGCTCCTTCCATTTCAGGTCTCAGGAGTTTCATTATGCAGCACTGTTACTGTGCTTACCTTGAGCACAAAGAGTGATTCAGATACTCGCCATGTATGTCTGCACGCTTTGCAGAACTGAGTCTTGAAATATTAATCTTCCTCTGCTCTGTAATGTGATCCTGTTTTACCACTGCCCTTCACAACTGGAGATGTTACAGCATTCTTGCTTCCTCCCTGCAGCATTCCAGTGTGTTCCCAGCCTCCACTCCCTCCGGCCTCTCGGACGACCCGCAGTCAGTGTCACCATCTCCCAGCTACATGTGGTCCTCCAACGCTCCTCCTCGGTACTCGCCACCGTATTTTCCACCTTTTGAAAAGCCACCACCTTACACACCGTAAAGAATGAGGGGAAAGAGGAGCGAAATACTTGCCATTGAAATGATTGTGaacattttgtgtttgtatCTTACTGTGGGAGGAAGGGGGGAGTAGATACAGAAGATAATTGCAAACATGAATACTTGATTGGACGATTCGTTCTTGCGAGACTTATTTCAGAGGTTTAACAGTGGGGTGTGAGGAAGGGGACATACTGCTGATGTTTTGCAGGGGACCTAAATTCCAACCTCCTCACTTTACAGTGAGGGTCATGGAGTCCTTGGTTTTTAATAAAGTGCAGACGATAGATTCTGGTCTGCCTTACTCCATCTTGAGCAAAGCTGAAGTAAGGGTAGCCAAGACCCACAGCTGCCCGGAGTATCATTCTGCTCGAGGTGAGGGTGCTTGCAGACAACTCAACCTGatgcttgttttgtttggcCTTTGGCTACCAGTTTTTGGGGATTTTGTTGGGCTGCAGAGCTTGGCTCATGTCACTTGGTTACAGTCTATGGGATGGAAACCCTAGTGAGGAGCCGGGACGATGTCTTTAAAACTAACAGAGGTAACTTCATAGGGTGTTTTCTTATGTGTCTAGCAGAACAACGGgaatctttatttatttatttatttatttatttatttattagggGAAAAGCTTTAATAAGCTCTATTAGCTGATTTATTTGAGGACATTTCTTAAGATAGAAGGTGAAATGCAGTTGTCTTTCTTCCAAATTCTATGTCATGATGCCGAAGTCAAACCGTCTGGGTGGCTGCACTGCCTAAATCTTCAGAAACTGCCCGCAAGTCATTGAAACAATGCAGTGGAAacactatttttccttttgcttggtTAGGACTTTGTTTTAAGCTTGTAATTTTAACGGGTTGAATCGGCACCTTGAATAAGCAGTGTCTTAGTAGCTGTGTTATGGGCTGCACATATGGAAATTCCACGACTAGTTCTCCAAGATGTAAGTCTCACATGGATAAAATTCAACACCGTGTAATATAGGATGAAGCTGATAGGAATTTGCAATTATCGTTGTGACTTTCATTTAATCTTCAGCTGATGACTGTGCTGATTGATCTAGATTCCAACAGATTTTGCATGCGTCCTGCATTACAAAAGAAGGTCAGCTTTGTTACGTGACAGTGTCCTGTAAAGTGTGGTTTTACTCCAGTAAGTGACCTCAGATGACGGCTTTTAGAtctgagctgctcagcctgagcaTTCCCAACTGCTtgcttcagagagaaaaagtgaGGTATTGACATTTTATTCCTTATTTCCTAAAAATGGACTTTGCATCAGATTGCTGGCCCTAATCCCAAATTGCCTACATTTACATTCAGCTCTGATGCAGACAAGAAGATACCCAACAGCTCAATCTGGCGTGCAGAATATAAAATTGGTCCACATGCCAGGGAAAAAATCCAGAGTTACGTATTAAGCTGTGGCCTCTCTCTACttttaatctaaaagaaaagaaatgctgtcaaaatggaaaatgaacGCTGAAATCCCTGATCTCACTTTTCAAAGTACTCCACACTTTATAATGCTGTTTTCAATACTATGCATTTGCGAAGCCTGTAGGCTAGGCTGTGTGTTAACCTTCTCATTCCACTGTCCACTGCTAGTCAGTATGTTAGCCAGCTCAAGGATGACACTGTTTCTCCAGAAACAAACGTAGCTTTTTCTCCAGCAACAAGTGAAAAGAGTAGCTGGGGAAAGGAGTACAATCACAGGATTTGAAGCAGTGGTGTGTGCAGAACACATCCTGCTGGCATTCTGTTCTACTGCGGATGGTTCAAGCGCAGCTCTTGGAAATCTGCATACTGAAAACAACATATTAGAGTCTCATCCATTttatattaacatttttctgaatgaaatctTGTTCAAGAGATTGTGTGCGGTTTCACATCTACCCACAGACCTGGAATTTGAAAGGCACGTTCACTTAAATCAGAAAATTTGGTATTGCTGCATCTTTGAAATGGGAGGTCCCAGTCCTGTCCCAGCGCCAACAAACACGACACCATTTGTGCCTGTCTACTGAGCAGGGCTCGGGGGGCCAGGGCACTGCAGGGCAGGACAGAGGCAGTTCTAGAGGCTAACAGAACTGAGAGGCAGAGAAACAATAAGGAAA from Meleagris gallopavo isolate NT-WF06-2002-E0010 breed Aviagen turkey brand Nicholas breeding stock chromosome 9, Turkey_5.1, whole genome shotgun sequence includes:
- the TMEM255A gene encoding transmembrane protein 255A isoform X4, with the translated sequence MLVASIVFISFGVIAAFCCAIVDGVFAARHIDLRPLYAGRCQYYSKSTTPPEAVCHPQRRAPCTPKIKTNTCFCCDLYNCGNRVEISGGYYEYIDVSSCQDIIHLYHLLWSATILNIVGLFLGIITAAILGGFKDMTPSLPTLNCTVENAHPTVSYYSRPQVTSYNTYYHSTPHLPPYSAYDFQHSSVFPASTPSGLSDDPQSVSPSPSYMWSSNAPPRYSPPYFPPFEKPPPYTP
- the TMEM255A gene encoding transmembrane protein 255A isoform X1 — its product is MRFKRLVLSLFVIRMKEMSGCHSYHRLFVLCCKADSSFLPWFVQTVERLRDGQDLRPLYAGRCQYYSKSTTPPEAVCHPQRRAPCTPKIKTNTCFCCDLYNCGNRVEISGGYYEYIDVSSCQDIIHLYHLLWSATILNIVGLFLGIITAAILGGFKDMTPSLPTLNCTVENAHPTVSYYSRPQVTSYNTYYHSTPHLPPYSAYDFQHSSVFPASTPSGLSDDPQSVSPSPSYMWSSNAPPRYSPPYFPPFEKPPPYTP
- the TMEM255A gene encoding transmembrane protein 255A isoform X2, producing MRFKRLVLSLFVIRMKEMSGCHSYHRLFVLCCKADSSFLPWFVQTVERLRDGQDLRPLYAGRCQYYSKSTTPPEAVCHPQRRAPCTPKIKTNTCFCCDLYNCGKVEISGGYYEYIDVSSCQDIIHLYHLLWSATILNIVGLFLGIITAAILGGFKDMTPSLPTLNCTVENAHPTVSYYSRPQVTSYNTYYHSTPHLPPYSAYDFQHSSVFPASTPSGLSDDPQSVSPSPSYMWSSNAPPRYSPPYFPPFEKPPPYTP
- the TMEM255A gene encoding transmembrane protein 255A isoform X5, whose translation is MRELPLPGLTAVGIQRCILGSRLPVSEKDLRPLYAGRCQYYSKSTTPPEAVCHPQRRAPCTPKIKTNTCFCCDLYNCGNRVEISGGYYEYIDVSSCQDIIHLYHLLWSATILNIVGLFLGIITAAILGGFKDMTPSLPTLNCTVENAHPTVSYYSRPQVTSYNTYYHSTPHLPPYSAYDFQHSSVFPASTPSGLSDDPQSVSPSPSYMWSSNAPPRYSPPYFPPFEKPPPYTP
- the TMEM255A gene encoding transmembrane protein 255A isoform X3 — encoded protein: MTDPGLGSLDCNAWFWVISWNNWIKLDREQKANELHLGCEKHGRSQDLRPLYAGRCQYYSKSTTPPEAVCHPQRRAPCTPKIKTNTCFCCDLYNCGNRVEISGGYYEYIDVSSCQDIIHLYHLLWSATILNIVGLFLGIITAAILGGFKDMTPSLPTLNCTVENAHPTVSYYSRPQVTSYNTYYHSTPHLPPYSAYDFQHSSVFPASTPSGLSDDPQSVSPSPSYMWSSNAPPRYSPPYFPPFEKPPPYTP